In Silene latifolia isolate original U9 population chromosome X, ASM4854445v1, whole genome shotgun sequence, the following proteins share a genomic window:
- the LOC141622929 gene encoding serine/threonine-protein kinase BSK5-like, translating into MGVRCSKLTFCWWSNSHHNFNVPHSSDLENGGKDEGESVPSFTEFKLEELRSAASGFTSDNIVSEHGEKAPNVVYRGKLDDGRFIAIKRFHRSAWPDTRQFLEEARAVGQLRSEKLANLIGCCCEGDERLLVAEFMPNDTLSKHLFHWETQPLKWAMRLRVALHLAQAMEHCSSRGRSLYHDLNAYRILFDQDCNPRLSCFGLMKNSRDGKSYSTNLAFTPPEYMRTGRISPESVIYSFGTLLLDLLSGKHIPPSHALDLIRGKNFQMLTDSNLEGHFSNDDGTELVRLASRCLQYEARERPNARSLVSALAPLQKETQVPSHVLMGISLGSTSPKDSLSLTPLGDACSRLDLTAMHEILEDIGYKDDEGIANELSFQVWTSQIQETLNCKKRGDTAFRAKDFSTAIKCYTQFTDDGTMVSPTVFGRRSLCYLMSDMHQEALADAMQAQVVSPEWPTSFYLQAAALFSLGMDNDAKETLKDGTSLEAKWKKH; encoded by the exons ATGGGAGTTAGATGCTCAAAGCTCACATTTTGCTGGTGGTCTAACTCTCATCACAACTTCAATGTTCCACATTCCTCCGATCTTG aGAATGGTGGGAAAGATGAGGGTGAGTCAGTACCGAGTTTTACTGAGTTTAAGTTGGAGGAGTTGAGGTCTGCCGCATCTGGGTTTACCTCTGATAACATTGTGTCTGAACATGGTGAGAAAGCTCCTAATGTCGTGTACCGGGGAAAGCTTGATGATGGTCGTTTTATCGCCATTAAACGGTTTCATAGGTCTGCTTGGCCTGACACCAGACAGTTCCTG GAGGAAGCAAGGGCAGTAGGGCAGCTGAGGAGCGAGAAGTTGGCAAATTTGATAGGCTGTTGTTGTGAAGGTGATGAGAGATTGTTAGTTGCTGAATTCATGCCAAATGACACCCTTTCAAAGCATTTATTTCACT GGGAAACTCAACCCTTGAAATGGGCAATGAGGCTTAGAGTGGCACTTCATCTAGCACAAGCCATGGAGCATTGTAGCAGTCGAGGGCGATCATTATACCATGATCTTAATGCTTATAGAATTCTCTTTGACCAG GATTGTAATCCCAGGCTCTCTTGCTTTGGCCTCATGAAAAACAGCCGAGACGGCAAAAGCTACAGCACAAACTTGGCTTTCACTCCACCTGAGTACATGAGGACAG GTAGAATTTCTCCTGAAAGTGTGATTTACAGTTTTGGGACTTTACTGCTTGATCTGCTCAGTGGAAAACATATACCACCCAGCCAT GCACTTGATTTGATACGCGGCAAAAACTTCCAAATGTTGACTGACTCTAACTTGGAGGGCCATTTCTCAAACGATGATGGAACCGAACTAGTAAGATTAGCATCACGTTGCTTGCAGTATGAAGCTCGTGAGAGGCCAAATGCAAGATCTCTCGTCTCTGCACTTGCTCCACTTCAGAAGGAAACTCAG GTCCCTTCACATGTTTTGATGGGTATTTCACTTGGAAGTACATCACCCAAGGATTCACTATCACTAACTCCTCTTGGTGACGCTTGCTCAAGACTGGATCTTACAGCCATGCATGAAATTTTAGAAGACATCGGATACAAGGACGATGAGGGTATTGCAAATGAG ctgtCGTTTCAAGTTTGGACGAGTCAAATTCAGGAAACGCTCAACTGCAAGAAACGTGGAGATACAGCCTTTAGAGCTAAAGATTTCTCTACTGCTATCAAATGTTACACTCAG TTCACCGATGATGGAACAATGGTATCGCCAACTGTGTTTGGTCGACGAAGTTTGTGCTACTTAATGAGCGACATGCATCAAGAAGCACTGGCAGATGCAATGCAAGCTCAAGTTGTTTCTCCCGAGTGGCCGACTTCCTTTTATCTCCAAGCAGCTGCTCTCTTCAGTCTAGGGATGGACAATGATGCCAAAGAGACCCTCAAGGACGGAACTTCCTTGGAGGCTAAATGGAAGAAACACTAA
- the LOC141622930 gene encoding proliferating cell nuclear antigen has translation MLELRLVQGSLLKKLLESIKDLVTDANFDCSATGFSLQAMDSSHVALVALLLRAEGFEHYRCDRNISMGMNLGNMAKMLKCAGNDDIITLKADDGSDTITFMFESPNQDKISDFEMKLMDIDSEHLGIPEAEYHAIVRMPSAEFARICRDLSSIGDTVVISVAKEGVKFSTSGDIASANTFLKQNTTVDKPEEAITIEMNEPVSLTFALRYLNSFTKATPLSNTVTISLSSELPVAVEYKIAEMGYIRFYLAPKIEEDENES, from the exons ATGCTTGAGCTTCGGCTAGTCCAAGGGAGTCTCCTTAAAAAACTCCTAGAATCAATCAAAGACTTAGTAACCGATGCCAACTTCGATTGTTCGGCGACCGGGTTTTCGCTACAAGCAATGGACTCGAGCCATGTTGCGCTCGTAGCGTTGTTGCTACGAGCGGAAGGGTTCGAGCATTACCGGTGTGATAGGAATATATCAATGGGGATGAATTTAGGGAATATGGCTAAAATGTTGAAGTGTGCTGGTAATGATGATATTATTACTCTTAAGGCTGATGATGGCAGTGATACTATTACCTTCATGTTTGAGAGCCCTA ACCAGGATAAGATATCGGATTTTGAAATGAAGCTGATGGACATTGACAGTGAGCATCTTGGTATCCCTGAAGCAGAGTACCATGCCATTGTGAGGATGCCTTCTGCTGAGTTTGCCAGGATTTGTAGAGATCTGAGCAGCATTGGGGACACTG TGGTGATCTCTGTGGCTAAAGAGGGTGTTAAGTTCTCCACAAGCGGTGACATTGCAAGCGCAAACACTTTCCTCAAACAGAACACTACAGTAGACAAG CCTGAAGAAGCCATAACCATAGAAATGAACGAACCAGTATCACTGACATTTGCACTAAGGTACTTGAACTCATTCACCAAAGCAACTCCTCTCTCAAACACGGTAACAATCAGCTTGTCTTCAGAGCTTCCAGTGGCTGTTGAATACAAGATTGCAGAGATGGGTTACATCAGATTCTATCTCGCTCCCAAGATCGAAGAAGATGAAAATGAGTCTTAA